In the genome of Rhizobium rhizogenes, one region contains:
- a CDS encoding L,D-transpeptidase has protein sequence MVRPAPLKISRAIVQLGHLTFPAAIGRNGRTMLKREGDGKSPISVTRLLHGFYRGDRISATTTALPMQRTQNSMLWCDEPRNPNYNRLVRAPFAPSHEEMMRKDGLYDVCLVLDWNITSRSRNRGSAIFMHLIRPGYEPTAGCIALHPRDMRRVLPHMRKGTKIRIL, from the coding sequence ATGGTTCGGCCGGCCCCCTTGAAAATCAGCCGGGCCATCGTTCAACTCGGGCATCTCACCTTTCCCGCCGCGATCGGGCGGAATGGCCGCACCATGCTGAAACGCGAGGGAGACGGGAAATCCCCGATTTCCGTTACCCGCCTGCTGCACGGATTTTATCGCGGGGACCGCATTTCCGCCACCACAACGGCATTGCCGATGCAACGGACGCAAAACTCCATGCTGTGGTGCGACGAACCTCGAAATCCCAATTACAACAGGCTGGTCAGAGCACCCTTCGCTCCAAGCCACGAGGAAATGATGCGCAAGGACGGCCTCTATGATGTCTGTCTGGTGCTGGACTGGAACATAACCTCAAGAAGCCGTAACCGCGGCTCGGCGATCTTCATGCATCTCATCCGACCGGGATACGAGCCGACCGCCGGCTGCATCGCCCTCCACCCTCGAGACATGCGACGCGTTCTGCCCCATATGCGCAAGGGCACGAAAATCCGTATCCTGTGA
- a CDS encoding DNA translocase FtsK — protein sequence MHSPTFDGRHTRFVLTAFFVRQIMALAGFALLATIALGIAALATWNVADPSLSYATGNQPTNLLGYSGAIFADIVMQFLGLSAIIALLPVIAWAIALIAGRKFHRIPARLVAWVAGAIVCAASLGCFPAPVTWPLPNGIGGVIGDMILRFPALFIGAYPTGTIATVLGVIFAAPAAWLMLFAAGIIGGLDDLEQEEALPVASKARTTREAEEDDEDDGEGFFANILAFGALAHYWYITQARLRRLFGLKSKSLHEEFEHPYDFNEYEFGTLNEPSRLKTAINRLDQRSEPSFEERAASRRQMSPPSIALDHDDDMDDEQPFDADGRRLPSGILSDEESDQKFTARQAPGRGQTRITAPSARPKPSERVAREAQSSFIAADGFQLPTVHLLAEPKNVVRDNMLSEEVLEQNARLLEGVLEDFGVKGEIIHVRPGPVVTLYELEPAPGIKSSRVIGLADDIARSMSAIAARVAVVPGRNAIGIELPNQTRETVFLRELIGSRDFENSKAKLAMALGKTIGGEPVIADLAKMPHLLVAGTTGSGKSVAINTMILSLLYRMSPEQCRLIMIDPKMLELSIYDGIPHLLSPVVTDPKKAVVALKWTVREMEERYKKMSKIGVRNIDGFNSRVQQALDKGEILTRTVQTGFDRQTGEAIYETEEFDLKPLPYIVVIIDEMADLMMVAGKDIEGAVQRLAQMARAAGIHVIMATQRPSVDVITGTIKANFPTRISFQVTSKIDSRTILGEQGAEQLLGMGDMLYMAGGGRIQRVHGPFVSDNEVEEIVAYLKTQGSPEYLEAITEEDDEEGAGGSPAGSGNFSDSEDPYDQAVAVVLRDGKASTSYVQRRLGIGYNRAASLIERMEQEGIIGPANHAGKREILVPTEADIIER from the coding sequence ATGCACTCTCCGACATTCGATGGTCGTCACACGCGCTTTGTGTTGACGGCGTTTTTCGTACGTCAGATCATGGCTCTGGCCGGTTTCGCTCTGCTTGCCACGATCGCGCTGGGAATTGCCGCGCTCGCCACATGGAACGTGGCGGATCCAAGCCTGTCCTATGCAACGGGAAACCAGCCCACCAACCTTCTGGGTTACAGCGGCGCGATCTTCGCCGATATCGTGATGCAGTTCCTCGGGCTTTCCGCCATCATCGCGCTTTTGCCCGTCATCGCATGGGCCATTGCCCTGATTGCCGGCCGCAAGTTCCACAGGATACCGGCCCGCCTCGTCGCCTGGGTCGCGGGCGCCATTGTCTGCGCCGCATCGCTCGGCTGTTTTCCGGCGCCCGTCACATGGCCGCTGCCAAACGGCATCGGCGGTGTCATCGGTGACATGATCCTGCGCTTCCCCGCCCTTTTCATCGGCGCTTACCCCACTGGCACCATTGCCACCGTACTCGGCGTCATATTCGCGGCGCCCGCCGCCTGGCTGATGCTGTTTGCCGCCGGCATTATCGGCGGCCTCGACGATCTTGAACAGGAAGAAGCTCTGCCGGTTGCCAGCAAGGCCCGCACCACCCGTGAGGCCGAAGAGGATGACGAAGACGACGGTGAAGGGTTCTTCGCCAACATCCTCGCCTTCGGTGCACTGGCGCATTACTGGTACATCACCCAGGCGCGCCTGCGCCGCCTGTTCGGCCTGAAGTCGAAATCCCTGCACGAAGAATTCGAGCATCCTTACGACTTCAACGAATATGAATTCGGCACGCTGAACGAGCCGTCGCGCCTGAAGACCGCGATCAACCGCCTCGACCAGCGCTCGGAACCGTCTTTCGAAGAACGCGCCGCATCACGCCGGCAGATGTCGCCGCCCTCCATCGCGCTCGATCATGACGACGACATGGATGACGAACAGCCCTTCGACGCGGATGGACGCCGTCTGCCGAGCGGCATTCTTTCCGACGAAGAATCCGACCAGAAATTCACCGCAAGACAGGCTCCGGGGCGCGGGCAGACCAGAATAACCGCCCCTTCCGCACGCCCCAAGCCCAGCGAGCGCGTGGCGAGGGAGGCGCAGTCCTCCTTCATCGCTGCCGACGGTTTCCAGCTGCCTACCGTCCATCTGCTGGCCGAGCCGAAGAATGTGGTTCGCGACAATATGCTGAGCGAGGAAGTGCTGGAGCAGAACGCCCGCCTTCTGGAAGGAGTTCTCGAGGATTTCGGCGTCAAGGGCGAGATCATTCACGTTCGCCCCGGCCCGGTCGTGACACTTTACGAACTGGAACCGGCGCCCGGCATCAAATCCTCACGCGTCATCGGCCTTGCGGATGACATCGCCCGCTCCATGAGCGCGATCGCCGCCCGTGTCGCCGTCGTCCCCGGCCGCAACGCGATCGGCATCGAACTGCCGAACCAGACGCGCGAAACCGTGTTCCTGCGTGAACTCATCGGCAGCCGCGATTTCGAAAACAGCAAGGCCAAGCTCGCCATGGCGCTCGGCAAGACCATCGGCGGCGAACCCGTCATTGCCGATCTCGCCAAGATGCCGCATCTTCTCGTCGCCGGCACCACCGGCTCGGGCAAGTCCGTTGCCATCAACACCATGATCCTGTCGCTGCTCTACCGCATGTCGCCGGAACAGTGCCGCCTGATCATGATCGACCCGAAAATGCTCGAACTGTCGATCTATGACGGCATTCCGCATCTGCTTTCCCCTGTCGTCACCGATCCGAAAAAGGCCGTCGTGGCCCTGAAATGGACAGTGCGCGAGATGGAAGAGCGCTACAAGAAGATGTCGAAGATCGGCGTGCGCAACATTGACGGCTTCAACAGCCGCGTGCAGCAGGCGCTCGACAAGGGTGAAATCCTCACCCGCACCGTGCAGACCGGCTTCGACCGCCAGACCGGCGAGGCAATCTACGAAACCGAAGAATTCGATCTGAAGCCCCTGCCCTATATCGTCGTCATCATCGACGAAATGGCCGACCTGATGATGGTCGCCGGCAAGGACATCGAAGGCGCAGTCCAGCGTCTTGCGCAGATGGCGCGCGCCGCAGGCATCCACGTCATCATGGCCACCCAGCGCCCCTCCGTCGACGTCATCACCGGTACGATCAAGGCAAACTTCCCGACCCGCATCTCCTTCCAGGTGACATCGAAGATCGACAGCCGCACCATTCTCGGGGAGCAGGGTGCAGAACAGCTGCTCGGTATGGGCGACATGCTCTACATGGCGGGCGGCGGACGCATCCAGCGCGTGCACGGCCCCTTTGTCTCCGACAACGAAGTCGAAGAGATCGTCGCCTATCTAAAGACACAAGGGTCGCCGGAATATCTTGAAGCGATCACCGAGGAAGACGACGAGGAAGGTGCTGGCGGCAGCCCGGCCGGCAGCGGCAACTTCTCCGATTCCGAAGACCCCTACGATCAGGCCGTCGCCGTCGTGCTTCGCGATGGCAAAGCCTCCACCTCCTACGTGCAGCGGCGTCTCGGCATCGGCTACAACCGCGCCGCCTCGCTGATCGAACGCATGGAGCAGGAGGGCATCATCGGCCCCGCCAATCATGCCGGAAAACGCGAAATCCTCGTGCCAACGGAAGCAGACATCATCGAGCGGTAA
- a CDS encoding CarD family transcriptional regulator, giving the protein MTTQQKKSPAHHGFKTGEAIVYPAHGVGTISAIEEQEVAGMKLELFVIDFEKDKMRLKVPVAKAVSIGMRKLSEGDFVERALKVVQGKARVKRTMWSRRAQEYDAKINSGDLIAIAEVVRDLYRAENQPEQSYSERQLYEAALDRMAREIAAVNKMSETEAVRLVEVNLAKGPKRGKTVEEDDSQDEAA; this is encoded by the coding sequence ATGACGACCCAGCAGAAGAAATCTCCAGCACATCACGGTTTCAAGACCGGTGAAGCGATTGTGTATCCCGCTCATGGTGTCGGTACCATTTCTGCCATCGAGGAACAAGAAGTCGCCGGCATGAAGCTTGAGCTTTTTGTCATCGATTTCGAAAAAGACAAGATGCGTCTTAAAGTTCCCGTCGCCAAAGCCGTCAGCATCGGCATGCGCAAGCTTTCCGAAGGCGATTTTGTCGAGCGGGCGCTGAAAGTGGTGCAGGGCAAGGCGCGTGTGAAGCGTACCATGTGGTCGCGCCGCGCGCAGGAATATGATGCGAAGATCAATTCTGGCGATCTCATTGCGATTGCTGAAGTTGTGCGCGATCTCTACCGTGCGGAAAACCAGCCGGAGCAGTCCTATTCCGAGCGTCAGCTTTACGAAGCCGCTCTCGACCGCATGGCGCGCGAAATCGCCGCTGTCAACAAGATGTCCGAAACCGAGGCTGTCCGCCTGGTGGAAGTCAACCTTGCCAAGGGTCCCAAGCGCGGCAAGACCGTTGAAGAGGACGATTCTCAGGACGAAGCCGCTTAA
- a CDS encoding P-II family nitrogen regulator translates to MGNQMKIVMAIIKPFKLDEVREALTGVGIQGLTVTEVKGYGRQKGHTEIYRGTEYAVSFLPKLKIEIAVASDVVDKAVEAIASTAKTGQIGDGKIFVYSIEQAVRIRTGETNTEAL, encoded by the coding sequence ATGGGAAACCAGATGAAAATTGTGATGGCCATTATCAAGCCGTTCAAGCTGGATGAGGTGCGCGAAGCGCTCACCGGCGTCGGCATCCAGGGCCTGACCGTAACCGAGGTGAAGGGTTACGGACGCCAGAAGGGGCATACCGAGATTTATCGCGGCACGGAATATGCGGTGAGCTTCCTTCCCAAACTGAAGATCGAGATCGCGGTCGCATCCGATGTCGTCGACAAGGCTGTCGAGGCGATCGCGTCTACGGCAAAGACCGGGCAGATCGGTGACGGCAAGATCTTCGTCTACTCTATCGAACAGGCCGTGCGCATCCGTACCGGCGAAACCAACACAGAAGCGCTTTGA
- a CDS encoding ammonium transporter produces MQFNKFSTLGKLGAGMAALMAPAIAFAQDAAPAAAAAPVPEKADTAFMYVATILVLFMIIPGLALFYGGLVRTKNMLSVLMQCTVVAAVMMLVWVIYGYSFAFGGSTGPYFGGFGKLFLSGVSLDSTSATFSEGVVIYEYTFIAFQMTFAAITPALIVGAFAERVKFSAVILFTILWATFVYFPIAHMVWDANGLIFGMGALDFAGGTVVHINAGIAGLIGAIMVGKRTGFGKDMMAPHSMTLTLVGAAMLWFGWFGFNAGSNLEASGGAVLATMNTFLATAAAIVSWSLVESFTRGKASMLGAASGMIAGLVAVTPAAGSVGPMGAIVLGLIVSPICYFFVSVVKNKFGYDDTADVFGVHGIGGIIGALGTGIFTSPLLGGTGKEDFSIASQVWTQFVAVAITIVWCAIVSAILYKIVDVIVGLRVPVEAEREGLDLATHGEAAYHS; encoded by the coding sequence ATGCAATTCAACAAGTTTTCAACACTCGGCAAGCTGGGCGCCGGTATGGCAGCCCTGATGGCCCCGGCCATCGCCTTTGCCCAGGATGCCGCGCCGGCAGCAGCAGCGGCACCCGTTCCGGAAAAGGCCGACACAGCCTTCATGTATGTCGCGACGATCCTCGTGCTGTTCATGATCATTCCCGGTCTGGCGCTGTTTTACGGCGGCCTTGTCCGCACCAAGAACATGCTCTCCGTCCTCATGCAGTGCACGGTCGTTGCCGCAGTCATGATGCTCGTCTGGGTGATCTACGGTTACTCCTTCGCCTTCGGCGGTAGCACCGGTCCCTATTTCGGCGGCTTCGGCAAGCTGTTCCTGTCGGGCGTTTCGCTTGATAGCACCTCGGCAACCTTCTCTGAAGGCGTGGTGATCTACGAATACACCTTCATCGCCTTCCAGATGACCTTTGCAGCCATCACACCGGCGCTGATCGTTGGCGCCTTTGCGGAACGCGTCAAGTTCTCCGCCGTCATCCTCTTCACCATCCTGTGGGCCACCTTCGTCTACTTCCCGATTGCACACATGGTCTGGGACGCAAACGGCCTGATCTTCGGCATGGGCGCTCTCGACTTCGCCGGCGGCACGGTCGTTCACATCAATGCCGGTATCGCAGGTCTGATCGGCGCGATCATGGTCGGCAAGCGCACCGGCTTCGGCAAGGACATGATGGCACCCCATTCCATGACGCTGACGCTGGTCGGCGCAGCCATGCTGTGGTTCGGCTGGTTCGGCTTCAACGCCGGCTCCAACCTCGAAGCATCTGGTGGTGCGGTTCTCGCAACCATGAACACCTTCCTCGCAACCGCAGCCGCCATCGTTTCCTGGTCGCTGGTTGAAAGCTTCACCCGCGGCAAGGCCTCCATGCTGGGCGCCGCTTCGGGCATGATCGCCGGCCTCGTCGCCGTCACGCCCGCCGCCGGCTCCGTCGGCCCCATGGGCGCGATCGTTCTCGGCCTCATCGTTTCGCCGATCTGCTACTTCTTCGTCTCCGTGGTGAAGAACAAGTTCGGTTATGACGACACGGCCGACGTCTTCGGCGTCCACGGCATTGGCGGCATCATCGGCGCTCTCGGCACCGGCATCTTCACCTCTCCGCTGCTCGGCGGCACCGGCAAGGAAGACTTCTCCATCGCCTCGCAGGTCTGGACGCAGTTCGTCGCCGTCGCCATCACCATCGTCTGGTGCGCCATCGTCTCGGCAATCCTCTACAAGATCGTCGACGTGATCGTTGGCCTCCGGGTACCGGTCGAAGCCGAACGCGAAGGTCTCGACCTCGCAACCCACGGCGAAGCCGCCTACCACTCCTGA
- the tesB gene encoding acyl-CoA thioesterase II: MSHPSQTSDPMVNLIATLDLEKLEENLFRGESPQIGWQRVFGGQVIAQALIAAQRTVDDNRLVHSLHSYFMRPGDPLVPIVYQVERIRDGASFCTRRVVAIQHGKAIFSMSASFQIFEDGFDHQIKMPDVTPPEKLMSEEQMQAAFLAKAPASIRNYWSNKRPIEIRPVSLTHYISKEKLEPQQDIWVRAVGDVPDNPRLQSAILAYLSDMTLLDTSLYAHGTTIFDPSIQVASLDHAMWFHRPCRLDDWLLYTQDSPSASGARGLTRGNIFTRQGELVASVAQEGLIRKRAND, translated from the coding sequence ATGTCGCATCCCTCGCAAACGTCAGACCCGATGGTCAATCTCATCGCCACGCTCGATCTCGAGAAGCTGGAAGAGAACCTGTTTCGCGGCGAAAGCCCGCAAATCGGCTGGCAGCGGGTTTTCGGCGGCCAGGTCATCGCGCAGGCCCTGATTGCGGCACAAAGAACGGTGGATGACAATCGCCTCGTCCATTCGCTGCATTCCTATTTCATGCGCCCCGGCGATCCGCTGGTGCCCATCGTCTACCAGGTGGAGCGTATCCGCGACGGCGCAAGCTTCTGTACCCGCCGCGTGGTCGCCATCCAGCACGGCAAGGCGATTTTTTCCATGTCGGCGTCGTTTCAGATCTTCGAAGACGGGTTTGACCATCAGATAAAGATGCCCGACGTGACGCCACCGGAAAAACTGATGAGCGAGGAACAGATGCAGGCAGCCTTTCTCGCCAAGGCACCCGCCTCGATCCGGAACTACTGGAGCAACAAACGTCCGATCGAAATCAGGCCGGTTTCGCTGACCCACTATATCTCGAAGGAAAAGCTGGAACCGCAACAGGACATCTGGGTCCGCGCCGTCGGCGACGTGCCTGACAATCCGCGCCTGCAATCGGCCATTCTCGCCTATCTCTCGGATATGACCCTGCTCGACACCTCGCTTTATGCCCACGGCACGACGATCTTCGATCCGTCCATTCAGGTGGCGAGCCTCGATCATGCCATGTGGTTCCACCGGCCCTGCCGGCTGGACGACTGGCTGCTCTACACGCAGGACAGCCCCAGCGCCTCGGGTGCCCGCGGTTTGACCCGTGGCAATATTTTCACCAGGCAGGGTGAATTGGTCGCCTCCGTGGCACAGGAAGGTTTGATCCGCAAAAGGGCAAATGATTAA
- a CDS encoding cyclic nucleotide-binding domain-containing protein: MALTDDIILLGQVPLFAGFSDDQLRLIAFGAERRRVSAGQTLFREHSPAECAFAVTAGHFELFAAGRDGKPELQATPGKGALLSELALFTLCERKFTAVAAEDSEVIRITRILFHRLVEEFPEVADIVSARIRDNIASLAAGAARLQNRFI, encoded by the coding sequence ATGGCCTTGACGGACGATATCATTCTGCTGGGGCAAGTGCCGTTATTCGCGGGGTTCAGCGACGATCAGTTGCGGCTCATCGCCTTCGGCGCGGAACGCCGCCGTGTATCGGCCGGGCAGACCTTGTTTCGTGAACATTCGCCGGCCGAATGCGCCTTTGCGGTGACAGCGGGCCATTTCGAGCTCTTCGCGGCCGGGCGGGATGGCAAGCCCGAGCTGCAGGCGACGCCGGGCAAGGGAGCCCTGCTTTCTGAACTCGCGCTCTTTACCCTCTGCGAAAGGAAATTCACCGCGGTTGCCGCGGAGGATTCCGAAGTCATCCGGATAACACGTATCCTGTTTCACCGGCTGGTGGAGGAGTTTCCGGAGGTTGCCGATATCGTCTCGGCACGCATTCGTGACAATATAGCGTCGCTGGCGGCGGGTGCGGCCCGTTTGCAGAACCGCTTCATCTGA
- a CDS encoding outer membrane lipoprotein carrier protein LolA, producing MKPPPFMRTIAAMKENRMNDLTTGETAIANAPQDGVTRRGVLTALSMAAVMAGLSPLDAFAQAAGNSGATAQKIANHFSSVKTMMGEFVQFGPRGEQTGGKFYIERPGKLRFNYEDPSPMRVIADGKNVVIGNMKLKTWDLYPLSKTPLSLLLSDKIDLGNQKVRDVKEESDLTTIVLGDKSVFGDSTITLMFDPKTFDLRQWTTTDAQNKDTTVMIFNVQTGVNFDERVFNINYEEVRKRG from the coding sequence ATGAAGCCGCCGCCTTTTATGCGGACAATCGCTGCGATGAAGGAGAACAGAATGAACGACCTCACCACCGGCGAAACGGCCATCGCAAACGCACCGCAGGATGGCGTGACGCGACGGGGCGTGCTGACGGCATTATCCATGGCTGCAGTCATGGCAGGCCTGTCACCGCTTGACGCATTTGCCCAGGCAGCCGGCAATAGCGGTGCAACCGCGCAGAAGATCGCCAACCACTTCTCGTCGGTCAAAACCATGATGGGCGAATTCGTCCAGTTCGGCCCGCGCGGTGAACAGACCGGCGGCAAATTCTACATCGAACGTCCCGGCAAGCTTCGTTTCAACTATGAAGATCCCTCACCCATGCGGGTCATCGCCGACGGCAAGAACGTCGTCATCGGCAACATGAAACTGAAGACGTGGGATCTCTATCCGCTGTCCAAAACCCCGCTCAGCCTGCTTCTGTCCGACAAGATCGACCTCGGCAACCAGAAGGTCCGGGACGTGAAGGAAGAATCGGACCTGACCACCATCGTGCTCGGCGACAAGAGCGTCTTCGGCGATTCCACCATCACACTGATGTTCGACCCGAAAACCTTCGACCTGCGGCAGTGGACGACGACCGACGCGCAGAACAAGGACACAACCGTGATGATCTTCAACGTCCAGACCGGCGTGAACTTCGACGAACGCGTCTTCAACATCAATTATGAGGAAGTGCGCAAGCGCGGCTGA
- a CDS encoding response regulator transcription factor, with translation MTARTILLVDDDDDLRETLTEQLSPYEEFSLLSGANAAQAMQTAKTAQVDLLIMDVGLPDMDGREAVKLLRKGGFKAPIIMLTGHDTDSDTILGLEAGANDYVTKPFRFAVLLARIRAQLRQYEQSEDAVFTVGPYQFKPSQKLLTTEDGKKIRLTEKEAAIIRYLYRAGSTVVTRDVLLEEVWGYNSGVTTHTLETHVYRLRQKIERDPSNAEILVTENGGYKIVP, from the coding sequence ATGACGGCTCGCACTATCCTTCTGGTGGACGATGACGACGATCTTCGGGAGACGCTGACCGAGCAATTGTCTCCCTATGAGGAATTCTCGCTCTTGAGCGGTGCAAACGCCGCGCAGGCGATGCAGACGGCCAAGACCGCCCAGGTCGATCTTCTGATCATGGATGTCGGCCTGCCGGACATGGACGGCCGCGAAGCGGTGAAGCTGTTGCGCAAGGGCGGCTTCAAGGCGCCGATCATCATGCTCACCGGACACGACACCGATTCCGATACGATCCTCGGGCTTGAGGCGGGCGCCAATGATTATGTGACGAAGCCGTTTCGTTTCGCCGTGCTTCTGGCGCGCATCCGGGCGCAGCTGCGTCAGTATGAGCAGAGCGAGGATGCGGTTTTCACCGTCGGACCCTATCAGTTCAAGCCCAGCCAGAAGCTGCTGACGACCGAAGACGGCAAGAAAATCCGGCTGACGGAAAAGGAAGCGGCGATCATCCGTTATCTCTATCGCGCCGGCAGCACTGTCGTGACCCGCGACGTCCTGCTGGAGGAGGTCTGGGGTTACAATTCCGGCGTGACCACGCATACGCTGGAAACGCATGTCTATCGCCTGCGCCAGAAGATCGAGCGCGACCCCTCCAATGCCGAAATTCTGGTGACCGAGAACGGCGGTTACAAGATCGTTCCCTGA
- a CDS encoding exodeoxyribonuclease III: MSFSITTWNINSVRLRMPIVEQFLVRYKPDILCLQETKCPNGEFPMKPLKALGYEHVIIHGQKGYHGVAIASKIPLTEDHRQDYCGIGDARHISAIFQVGSRRVRLHNFYVPAGGDEPDRSINPKFGHKLDFIEEMKALRADGVPGTSSILVGDLNIAPLENDVWSHKQLLKIVSHTPVEIEGMLDIIKQGNWLDLMRLNVPETEKIYTWWSYRAKDWEAADRGRRLDHIWSSQDLGSSLEKIDILREARGWNRPSDHVPVTAHFRF, translated from the coding sequence ATGTCGTTTTCGATAACCACCTGGAACATCAACTCGGTCAGGCTCAGAATGCCGATCGTTGAGCAGTTTCTGGTGCGTTATAAGCCCGACATTCTCTGCCTGCAGGAAACGAAATGCCCGAATGGCGAGTTTCCGATGAAACCGCTGAAGGCGCTCGGTTACGAGCATGTCATCATCCATGGCCAGAAAGGCTATCATGGTGTGGCCATCGCTTCGAAAATTCCGCTGACGGAAGATCACCGCCAGGACTATTGCGGCATCGGCGATGCGCGACATATCTCCGCGATTTTTCAGGTCGGATCGCGCCGGGTGAGGCTGCATAATTTCTACGTGCCGGCCGGCGGCGACGAGCCGGATCGGTCGATCAATCCGAAATTCGGCCACAAGCTCGATTTCATCGAGGAAATGAAGGCGCTTCGTGCCGATGGCGTACCGGGCACCTCGTCCATTCTCGTCGGCGATCTCAATATCGCGCCGCTTGAGAATGACGTCTGGTCGCACAAGCAGCTTCTGAAGATCGTCAGCCACACGCCTGTCGAGATCGAGGGCATGCTCGATATCATCAAGCAGGGCAACTGGCTCGACCTGATGCGCCTGAACGTACCGGAGACGGAAAAGATCTACACCTGGTGGAGCTACCGCGCCAAGGATTGGGAAGCGGCAGACCGCGGCCGCCGCCTCGACCATATCTGGTCCTCGCAGGATCTTGGATCCTCGCTCGAAAAAATCGACATATTGCGTGAAGCGCGCGGCTGGAACCGGCCGTCAGACCACGTTCCGGTCACGGCTCATTTCCGGTTCTGA
- a CDS encoding ubiquinone biosynthesis hydroxylase — translation MRAQDLRRSAMLDVVVAGGGYVGLSVAVAIKQAARHLNVQVIEAAPEDVWKKDVRASAIIAAATRMLDVFGIWNEIEPEAQPIHRMIVTDSKTADPVRPVFLTFDGAVEEGRPFAHMVPNVAMVGALRGLCDRLGIEIRHGLSVSGFTAGAQSTAISLSDGSSLEARLLVACDGVRSALRDMAGIKTVRWDYDQSGIVTTVEHERPHEGCAEEHFLPSGPFAILPLKGNRSSLVWTERKADADRLVASDDLVFEEELERRFGHKLGSIRPVGPRRAFPLGLTLARSFVAPRFALAGDAAHGIHPISGQGLNLGFKDVAALAETVVEADRLGLDIGSLNVLERYQSWRRFDTLRMGVTTDVLNRLFSNDVGPIRIMRDFGLGVVDRLPGLKSYFIGQAAGTTDSNAPRLLAGEAL, via the coding sequence ATGCGTGCACAAGATTTGAGGAGAAGCGCGATGCTGGACGTGGTGGTGGCAGGCGGCGGATATGTCGGTCTTTCCGTTGCTGTCGCAATTAAGCAGGCGGCCAGGCACCTCAATGTGCAGGTGATCGAGGCCGCCCCTGAGGATGTCTGGAAGAAGGATGTTCGCGCTTCGGCCATCATCGCGGCTGCCACGCGCATGCTTGATGTTTTCGGCATATGGAACGAGATCGAGCCTGAAGCGCAGCCGATCCACAGGATGATCGTTACCGATTCGAAAACCGCCGATCCGGTTCGACCGGTGTTTCTGACCTTCGATGGCGCGGTGGAGGAGGGGAGGCCATTTGCCCATATGGTCCCGAATGTCGCGATGGTCGGGGCGCTGAGAGGCCTGTGTGATCGCCTCGGCATCGAAATCCGCCACGGCCTCAGTGTTTCCGGCTTTACCGCCGGCGCGCAATCGACGGCCATCAGCCTTTCCGACGGGTCGTCGCTTGAAGCCCGATTGCTCGTCGCCTGCGACGGGGTTCGCTCGGCGCTGAGAGATATGGCCGGCATCAAGACCGTGCGCTGGGATTACGACCAGTCCGGCATCGTCACCACTGTCGAACATGAGCGGCCGCATGAAGGCTGTGCGGAGGAGCATTTCCTGCCGTCAGGACCTTTTGCCATCCTGCCGCTGAAGGGGAACCGGTCGTCGCTCGTGTGGACGGAACGCAAGGCCGATGCCGACAGGCTGGTGGCTTCCGACGATCTGGTGTTCGAGGAGGAACTCGAACGCCGCTTCGGCCACAAACTCGGTTCTATCCGTCCCGTCGGTCCGCGCCGTGCCTTTCCGCTGGGTCTGACGCTTGCGCGTTCCTTCGTCGCGCCGCGGTTCGCGCTTGCGGGTGACGCGGCGCACGGTATTCACCCGATTTCGGGGCAGGGCCTCAATCTCGGCTTCAAGGACGTGGCGGCGCTTGCCGAAACCGTGGTCGAGGCCGATCGCCTCGGTCTTGATATCGGCTCCCTCAACGTTCTGGAGCGCTACCAGTCCTGGCGGCGTTTCGACACGTTGCGGATGGGTGTGACGACCGATGTGCTGAACCGGCTTTTCTCCAACGATGTCGGCCCCATCCGCATCATGCGTGATTTCGGTCTGGGCGTGGTGGATCGTTTGCCGGGTCTCAAATCCTATTTCATCGGTCAGGCCGCCGGTACGACGGATTCGAATGCGCCGCGCTTGCTGGCTGGCGAGGCGCTTTGA